In Nocardia asteroides, a single genomic region encodes these proteins:
- a CDS encoding GntR family transcriptional regulator: MIADRLRDAIMRGSLAPGAQLGEADLAAQFAVSRGPVREAMQRLVSEGLLHSIRHRGIFVIELAFDDVVDIYRARTALEGGALELILDGRRELAAAALAPSVAEMTARAEAGDAAGVSDADQAFHEALVHSSGSPRLVRAARTLLIETRMCLGALQTTYPDLREQAREHVGLREAIAAGAPERARKLLVEHMTDAVERLRPRISS, from the coding sequence ATGATCGCGGACCGGCTCCGGGACGCCATCATGCGCGGCAGCCTCGCGCCCGGCGCGCAGCTGGGCGAGGCCGACCTGGCGGCGCAGTTCGCGGTGAGCAGGGGGCCGGTGCGTGAGGCCATGCAGCGGCTGGTCTCCGAGGGGTTGCTGCACAGCATCCGGCACCGCGGCATCTTCGTCATCGAGCTCGCCTTCGACGACGTGGTCGACATCTACCGGGCCCGCACCGCCCTCGAGGGCGGCGCGCTGGAGCTGATCCTGGACGGCCGCAGGGAGCTCGCCGCCGCGGCGCTGGCCCCGAGCGTCGCCGAGATGACGGCCAGGGCGGAGGCCGGGGACGCGGCCGGCGTCTCCGACGCCGACCAGGCGTTCCACGAGGCGCTGGTGCACAGCTCGGGCAGCCCGCGGCTGGTGCGCGCGGCCCGCACCCTGCTGATCGAGACCCGCATGTGCCTCGGCGCGCTGCAGACCACCTACCCGGACCTGCGCGAGCAGGCGCGCGAGCACGTCGGGCTGCGCGAGGCGATCGCCGCGGGCGCGCCGGAGCGGGCGCGGAAGCTGCTGGTCGAGCACATGACCGACGCGGTCGAGCGGCTGCGCCCGCGGATCAGCTCGTGA
- a CDS encoding D-2-hydroxyacid dehydrogenase, which yields MEKAPVITVLHGGRPPEPGALAQVAERAELRWTDAAGLPAALPGTDVLFVLDFGTDALPAAWPRANAPRWVHMGSTGVDAAMFPALIASEAVVTNTRGVFDAAIAEYVLGQIIGFAKDFGGALLRQHRREWEHRETERVAGASVLIVGTGGIGRAIARLLRAVGMRVSAIGRRERTGDPDFGTVGTDLHAELPHADYVVAVAPLTERTRHLFDAAAFAAMKPHARFVNVGRGELVVTGALVDALRTGAIAGAALDVVDPEPLPAEHPLWTLPGVRITPHNSGDWVGWSGAILSAFADNFDNWVAGRPLRNVVDKQLGYVPG from the coding sequence GTGGAAAAGGCCCCTGTGATCACCGTCCTGCACGGCGGCCGCCCGCCCGAGCCGGGGGCGCTCGCGCAGGTCGCCGAACGCGCCGAGCTGCGCTGGACCGATGCCGCCGGGCTCCCGGCGGCGCTGCCGGGGACGGATGTGCTCTTCGTGCTCGACTTCGGCACCGACGCGCTGCCCGCCGCCTGGCCGCGCGCGAATGCGCCGCGCTGGGTGCACATGGGCTCGACCGGCGTGGACGCGGCGATGTTCCCGGCGCTGATCGCGAGCGAGGCGGTGGTGACCAATACCCGCGGGGTCTTCGACGCGGCCATCGCCGAGTACGTGCTCGGCCAGATCATCGGCTTCGCCAAGGATTTCGGCGGCGCGCTGCTCCGGCAGCACCGGCGCGAGTGGGAGCACCGGGAGACCGAGCGGGTCGCGGGCGCCTCGGTGCTGATCGTCGGCACCGGCGGGATCGGCCGGGCCATCGCGCGGCTGCTGCGCGCCGTCGGCATGCGGGTCTCGGCCATCGGCAGGCGGGAGCGCACCGGCGACCCGGACTTCGGCACCGTCGGCACCGACCTGCACGCCGAGCTGCCGCACGCCGACTACGTGGTGGCGGTCGCACCGCTCACCGAGCGGACCAGGCACCTGTTCGACGCCGCCGCCTTCGCCGCGATGAAACCGCACGCGCGCTTCGTCAATGTCGGCCGCGGCGAGCTGGTGGTGACCGGGGCGCTGGTCGACGCGCTGCGCACCGGGGCGATCGCGGGCGCGGCGCTGGACGTGGTCGACCCGGAGCCGCTGCCCGCGGAGCATCCGCTCTGGACGCTGCCCGGCGTCCGGATCACCCCGCACAACTCCGGGGACTGGGTCGGCTGGAGCGGGGCGATCCTGTCCGCGTTCGCCGACAACTTCGACAACTGGGTCGCCGGGCGGCCCCTGCGCAATGTGGTCGACAAACAACTCGGGTACGTGCCCGGCTGA
- a CDS encoding RNA polymerase sigma factor: MARGDRPAVSGAAGRAAVAAVWRIESARIVGALARYTGEFALAEDVAQEALAEALVAWPRGGVPRDPAGWLLTAGKRRAIDAFRRNAALGDRYAAFARELGEGGAATGAEPAAAEPWDPDRIDDDVLALMFVACHPMLAAEARIALTLRVVGGLTSDEIAAAFLVPTATVQARITRAKKTLAAARVPFEVPAPEQRRERLGSVLGVLYVIFTEGSSASSGAEQLRLDLAAEALRLARVLARLVPDQAETHGLLALLELTAARFPARVGADGEPVLLERQDRRRWDRDGIRRGRAALARGAAIGLGAYGVQAAIAERHAVAGTFGETDWERIVVLYEALGRIAPSPVVRLNRAVAVSMARGPAVALPLVDELIAEGALRGSQLVPNVRGELLARLGRNAEARVEFANAIALCRNEKERGVLERRVAELPP; this comes from the coding sequence CTGGCGCGAGGCGACCGGCCAGCTGTGAGCGGTGCGGCCGGGCGGGCGGCGGTCGCGGCGGTGTGGCGGATCGAGTCCGCGCGGATCGTCGGCGCGCTCGCCCGCTACACCGGGGAGTTCGCGCTGGCCGAGGATGTCGCGCAGGAGGCGCTGGCCGAGGCGCTGGTGGCCTGGCCGCGCGGTGGCGTGCCGCGCGATCCGGCCGGGTGGCTGCTGACCGCGGGCAAGCGGCGCGCCATCGACGCCTTCCGGCGCAATGCCGCGCTCGGTGACCGGTACGCCGCCTTCGCCCGCGAGCTCGGCGAGGGCGGTGCCGCCACCGGTGCCGAACCGGCCGCGGCGGAGCCGTGGGATCCGGACCGGATCGACGACGACGTGCTCGCGCTCATGTTCGTCGCCTGCCACCCGATGCTCGCGGCGGAGGCGCGGATCGCGCTCACGCTGCGGGTCGTCGGCGGGCTCACCAGCGACGAGATCGCCGCCGCCTTCCTGGTGCCGACCGCGACCGTGCAGGCGCGGATCACCAGGGCCAAGAAGACGCTGGCGGCGGCGCGGGTGCCGTTCGAGGTGCCCGCGCCGGAGCAGCGCCGGGAGCGGCTGGGGTCGGTGCTCGGCGTGCTGTACGTGATCTTCACCGAGGGGTCGTCGGCGAGTTCGGGGGCGGAGCAGCTCCGGCTCGATCTCGCGGCGGAGGCGCTGCGGCTGGCCCGGGTGCTGGCCCGGCTGGTGCCGGATCAGGCCGAGACGCACGGGTTGCTCGCGCTGCTGGAGTTGACGGCGGCGCGGTTCCCGGCGCGGGTCGGGGCGGACGGGGAGCCGGTGCTGCTGGAGCGGCAGGATCGGCGGCGGTGGGATCGGGACGGTATTCGCCGTGGGCGGGCGGCGCTGGCGCGAGGGGCCGCGATCGGGTTGGGGGCGTACGGGGTGCAGGCGGCTATCGCCGAGCGTCACGCCGTGGCGGGGACTTTCGGGGAGACCGATTGGGAGCGGATCGTGGTGCTGTACGAGGCGCTGGGGCGGATCGCGCCTTCGCCGGTGGTGCGGTTGAACAGGGCGGTGGCGGTGTCCATGGCGCGGGGGCCCGCGGTCGCGCTTCCGCTGGTGGACGAGCTGATCGCCGAGGGGGCGCTGCGGGGCTCGCAGCTGGTGCCGAATGTGCGGGGCGAACTGCTCGCCCGGCTCGGGCGGAATGCCGAGGCCCGGGTCGAGTTCGCGAATGCCATCGCGTTGTGCCGCAACGAGAAGGAGCGCGGCGTGCTGGAGCGGCGGGTGGCGGAGTTGCCGCCGTGA
- a CDS encoding amidase has protein sequence MSNPANTTPADPAAMTAAQLVAAYAAGTLSPVEATEAVLAAIADRDPAVNAFCLVDPDRALVQAKDSQERWHAGRARGLLDGVPVSIKDIFLTEDWPTRRGSTSVDPAGPWTVDSPVTARMRADGMVFLGKTTTPEIAWKAVTDSPLTGITRNPVAPGTTAGGSSGGSAAAVAAGMGPVSVGTDGGGSIRIPAAFCGIVGFKPTHGRVPLFPASPFGPLAHAGPMTRTVEDAALLLDILAQPDPRDPTALAPALAAFRDEVHRDVRGLRVAWSPELGFATVDPEVAAITEAAVRRLAEAGLAVTAADPGFGDPLDAFEILWAAGAATMLAGFPAGSRERVDPGLGAAWARGDAVSAVEYLEARNVAAQLGITMGAFHRDHDVLITPTVPIPAFEAGHDVPPGSGLRGWPEWTPFTYPFNLTQQPAISIPVGRTAAGLPVGLQIVGPRHADGLVLAVARYAEQVLG, from the coding sequence ATGAGCAACCCCGCGAACACCACCCCGGCCGACCCCGCCGCCATGACCGCCGCGCAGCTGGTCGCGGCGTACGCGGCGGGCACGCTCTCGCCGGTGGAGGCGACCGAGGCCGTGCTGGCGGCGATCGCCGACCGCGACCCGGCGGTGAACGCCTTCTGCCTGGTCGATCCGGACCGGGCGCTGGTGCAGGCCAAGGACTCGCAGGAGCGCTGGCACGCCGGCCGCGCGCGCGGGCTGCTCGACGGCGTCCCGGTCTCGATCAAGGACATCTTCCTCACCGAGGACTGGCCCACCCGGCGCGGCTCCACCTCGGTCGACCCGGCCGGGCCGTGGACGGTGGACAGCCCGGTCACCGCGCGGATGCGCGCGGACGGCATGGTGTTCCTCGGCAAGACCACCACGCCGGAGATCGCCTGGAAGGCGGTGACCGACAGCCCGCTGACCGGCATCACGCGGAATCCCGTGGCGCCGGGTACCACCGCGGGCGGGTCGTCCGGGGGGAGCGCGGCGGCGGTCGCGGCCGGGATGGGGCCGGTCTCGGTCGGCACCGACGGCGGGGGCAGCATCCGGATTCCGGCGGCGTTCTGCGGGATCGTCGGGTTCAAGCCGACGCACGGGCGGGTGCCGCTCTTCCCGGCCAGCCCGTTCGGGCCGCTCGCGCATGCCGGACCCATGACGCGCACGGTGGAGGACGCCGCGCTGCTGCTCGACATCCTCGCGCAGCCCGACCCGCGCGACCCCACCGCGCTCGCCCCCGCGCTCGCCGCCTTCCGCGACGAGGTGCACCGGGACGTGCGCGGGCTGCGGGTCGCGTGGTCGCCGGAGCTCGGCTTCGCCACCGTCGATCCCGAGGTCGCCGCGATCACCGAGGCGGCGGTGCGGCGCCTCGCCGAGGCGGGGCTCGCGGTGACCGCCGCCGACCCCGGCTTCGGCGACCCGCTGGACGCCTTCGAGATCCTGTGGGCGGCGGGGGCGGCGACCATGCTGGCCGGGTTCCCGGCGGGCAGCCGGGAGCGGGTCGATCCCGGGCTGGGTGCGGCCTGGGCGCGGGGTGACGCCGTGAGCGCCGTCGAGTACCTGGAGGCGCGCAATGTCGCCGCGCAGCTCGGCATCACCATGGGGGCGTTCCACCGGGACCACGACGTCCTGATCACGCCGACCGTTCCCATCCCCGCCTTCGAGGCCGGGCACGACGTGCCGCCCGGCAGCGGGCTGCGCGGCTGGCCCGAGTGGACCCCCTTCACCTACCCCTTCAACCTCACCCAGCAGCCCGCCATCAGCATCCCCGTCGGCCGCACCGCCGCCGGGCTGCCCGTCGGCCTCCAGATCGTCGGCCCCCGCCACGCAGACGGCCTCGTCCTGGCCGTGGCGCGCTACGCGGAGCAGGTCCTGGGCTGA
- a CDS encoding DUF4345 domain-containing protein, whose amino-acid sequence MGSSVLRWLALVMGVVCTLIGLSHLAFGEAVFPDMGAPGATADSQARFFGAVFAGYGLAWILAARRTPIPANAIRLLAGIMLLGAVGRFLSIAVHGLPHPFVLVLTALEVLLPLVYLALADADEKKPVTS is encoded by the coding sequence ATGGGATCGTCGGTACTGCGCTGGCTGGCACTGGTCATGGGGGTGGTGTGCACGCTCATCGGGCTCTCGCACCTGGCGTTCGGCGAGGCGGTGTTTCCGGACATGGGCGCGCCCGGCGCCACCGCGGACAGCCAGGCCCGCTTCTTCGGCGCGGTCTTCGCCGGCTACGGCCTGGCCTGGATCCTGGCCGCCCGGCGTACCCCCATCCCGGCGAACGCGATCCGGCTCCTGGCGGGCATCATGCTGCTCGGCGCGGTGGGCCGGTTCCTCTCCATCGCCGTGCACGGCCTGCCGCACCCGTTCGTGCTCGTGCTCACCGCGCTCGAGGTGCTGCTGCCGCTGGTCTACCTGGCGCTGGCCGACGCCGACGAGAAGAAGCCGGTCACGAGCTGA